Proteins from one Pseudarthrobacter sp. BIM B-2242 genomic window:
- a CDS encoding MFS transporter, with amino-acid sequence MLDIQATNPKATDNAVTSPTTPRTSKKFSPEVRKGLLGLGLGNALEWYDWMVFGLLSAFIGPNFFPNTDPLSATLNALAVFAVGFAFRPLGGILLGTLADRVGRRRVMLLSIMLMAGTTLVIAVTPSYETIGAWAGIILLVCRVLQGISTGIEAPLSTSHAVELVPAGREGYVAGIMSFYVNIGILLASLVSFLCSLVLGAAAMGEWGWRIPFVIGALFGFVVIYLRRALPETMKAEEMATNTPGAVWTGVRKHWLSVLAIIFVVGAAQAYNYAWNVGLPSAARSGFKEDPTAVFALTTILGVILVAGSWIIGKLADGRSMSRWFLITRILAIPSVFLMLFYVQPGIGGFAAVLLGGSLVLVLNMTLYNVVSSSLMPKNCRGTGVALGYGIGVALFGGTASYLLVWLQSMNLSWVFPVYVAVLSILSIVFYLAARRTNGIFVGN; translated from the coding sequence ATGCTCGATATCCAAGCGACGAACCCTAAAGCGACGGACAATGCTGTCACGTCCCCCACAACCCCCCGCACCTCCAAGAAGTTCTCCCCCGAAGTCCGCAAAGGCCTGCTGGGCCTGGGCCTCGGCAACGCCCTCGAATGGTACGACTGGATGGTCTTCGGCCTCCTCTCAGCCTTTATCGGCCCCAACTTCTTCCCCAACACCGATCCCCTTTCCGCCACCCTGAACGCACTGGCCGTCTTCGCCGTCGGCTTCGCCTTCCGTCCGCTGGGCGGCATCCTGTTGGGCACCCTTGCTGACCGCGTGGGCCGCCGCCGCGTGATGCTGCTGTCCATCATGCTGATGGCCGGCACCACCCTGGTCATCGCCGTCACCCCCAGCTACGAAACGATCGGCGCATGGGCAGGCATCATCCTGCTGGTCTGCCGCGTCCTGCAGGGCATCTCTACGGGCATCGAAGCCCCGCTCTCCACCTCCCATGCCGTGGAACTGGTGCCCGCAGGCCGTGAAGGCTATGTGGCCGGCATCATGTCCTTCTACGTGAACATCGGCATCCTGCTGGCCTCGCTGGTCAGCTTCCTCTGCAGCCTGGTCCTCGGCGCCGCCGCGATGGGCGAATGGGGCTGGCGTATCCCGTTCGTCATCGGCGCACTCTTCGGCTTTGTGGTCATCTACCTCCGCCGCGCCCTGCCGGAAACCATGAAGGCCGAGGAAATGGCCACCAATACCCCCGGCGCCGTCTGGACCGGTGTCCGTAAGCACTGGCTGTCCGTACTCGCCATCATCTTTGTGGTGGGCGCCGCCCAGGCTTACAACTACGCCTGGAACGTGGGCCTGCCCAGCGCAGCCCGCAGCGGCTTCAAGGAAGACCCCACCGCCGTCTTCGCCCTCACCACCATCCTCGGCGTCATCCTGGTGGCCGGCAGCTGGATCATCGGCAAGCTGGCCGACGGCCGGTCCATGTCCCGCTGGTTCCTGATCACCCGGATCCTGGCCATCCCGTCAGTCTTCCTCATGCTCTTCTACGTCCAGCCGGGCATCGGCGGCTTCGCAGCAGTCCTCCTTGGCGGCTCCCTGGTCCTGGTCCTCAACATGACCCTCTACAACGTGGTCAGCTCGTCCCTGATGCCCAAGAACTGCCGCGGCACCGGCGTGGCCCTCGGCTACGGCATCGGCGTCGCCCTCTTCGGCGGCACCGCCTCCTACCTGCTGGTCTGGCTCCAGTCCATGAACCTCAGCTGGGTCTTCCCGGTGTACGTGGCCGTCCTGTCCATCCTCAGCATCGTCTTCTACCTCGCCGCCCGCCGCACCAACGGCATCTTCGTCGGAAACTAA
- a CDS encoding FAD-dependent oxidoreductase, which produces MITTADSVAPKNTSVSSLELATTTADLTAPVISRSNVLVVGGGPAGVAAAVTAARSGAKVTLLERYSSLGGLASGGMVLVLDDMINGQEITVTGIVSEYVERLQKLGLAVVPPADDRKTSQELWNKWGRYGTFDFHSHTTPKPICYAAAFDPDGWKRVSNDLVREAGVDLRLHSWFSRPIVDNGVIKGVICETKSGPQAFMADVVIDTTGDIDVASRAGASYAKDNYITTLVFRLGNVNTAAAEAFEQANPKEARAINRKIKRLLGGAWELWWLKTPIDGVVWCNAPHMSGFDGTDPADMTAAEFAARDRISEAVDYVRANLPGFENCYMLDVASQMGVRQTRLLQGEYVMTKDDVTQRRHFADTVARGRDYYYPYRSLLPREVDQLLVAGRHYSATPEAQKMSREIPPCMAMGQAVGVAAALAVENGTLVRDVSALDIQQGMRQHGADPGDVPSSNATVDADAAVLA; this is translated from the coding sequence ATGATCACCACAGCTGACTCCGTCGCGCCCAAAAACACCTCCGTCAGCTCACTTGAGCTCGCCACCACGACGGCGGACCTCACCGCCCCGGTCATCTCCCGTTCCAACGTCCTGGTAGTGGGCGGTGGCCCCGCAGGTGTGGCAGCCGCCGTCACCGCGGCCCGCTCCGGCGCCAAGGTCACCCTGCTGGAACGCTACTCATCCCTCGGCGGCCTGGCCTCCGGCGGCATGGTCCTGGTGCTCGATGACATGATCAACGGCCAGGAAATCACCGTCACCGGCATCGTCTCCGAATATGTGGAGCGCCTGCAGAAGCTGGGCCTCGCCGTGGTCCCGCCGGCAGATGACCGCAAGACGTCCCAGGAACTCTGGAACAAGTGGGGCCGCTACGGCACCTTCGATTTCCACTCGCACACCACTCCGAAGCCCATCTGCTACGCCGCTGCCTTCGACCCGGACGGCTGGAAGCGCGTCTCCAACGACCTGGTCCGCGAAGCCGGCGTGGACCTCCGCCTGCACTCCTGGTTCTCCCGCCCCATCGTGGACAACGGCGTGATCAAGGGCGTCATCTGCGAGACCAAGTCCGGCCCGCAGGCGTTTATGGCGGACGTGGTCATCGACACCACGGGCGACATCGACGTCGCCTCCCGGGCCGGCGCCAGCTACGCCAAGGACAACTACATCACCACCCTCGTCTTCCGGCTCGGCAACGTAAACACTGCAGCGGCCGAGGCGTTCGAGCAGGCCAACCCGAAGGAAGCCCGCGCCATCAACCGCAAGATCAAGCGCCTCCTCGGCGGCGCCTGGGAACTGTGGTGGCTCAAGACCCCCATCGACGGCGTGGTCTGGTGCAACGCCCCGCACATGTCCGGGTTCGACGGCACGGACCCGGCAGACATGACCGCCGCCGAGTTCGCCGCCCGCGACCGGATCTCCGAAGCCGTGGACTACGTCCGCGCCAACCTGCCCGGCTTCGAGAACTGCTACATGCTGGACGTCGCCTCCCAGATGGGCGTCCGCCAGACCCGCCTGCTGCAGGGCGAATACGTCATGACCAAGGACGACGTCACGCAGCGCCGGCACTTCGCCGACACCGTGGCCCGCGGCCGCGACTACTACTACCCCTACCGCTCACTGCTGCCCCGGGAAGTGGACCAGCTGCTGGTGGCCGGCCGCCACTACTCAGCCACTCCCGAGGCGCAGAAGATGTCCCGCGAGATCCCGCCCTGCATGGCCATGGGCCAGGCCGTCGGCGTCGCCGCAGCCCTCGCCGTCGAAAACGGCACCCTGGTCCGCGACGTCTCCGCACTCGATATCCAGCAGGGCATGCGCCAGCACGGCGCGGACCCGGGCGACGTCCCGTCGTCGAACGCCACCGTTGACGCCGATGCGGCGGTCCTGGCATGA